A section of the Oncorhynchus nerka isolate Pitt River linkage group LG3, Oner_Uvic_2.0, whole genome shotgun sequence genome encodes:
- the LOC115103676 gene encoding cytosolic 5'-nucleotidase 3-like isoform X1, giving the protein MDKTAVVKVGAAASASVCALFGGVVLAQYMFAKKKRAGKKTKIIEMMPEFEKNTVHMRDPERVEQIICGMIKGGASKLQVITDFDMTLSRFAVNGKRCPTCHNIIDNCKLVTEDCRTKLLELKNTYYPIEIDPHLTMEEKYPFMVEWYFKSHTLLVEQRLQKDKLSEVVRDSDACLREGYEPFFDRLQQHNVPVFIFSAGLGDVLEEIIHQAGVYHPNVKVVSNFMDFDENGELKGFKGELIHVFNKHDGALRNMEYFKQVKDNCNIVLLGDSLGDLNMADGVPNVENILKIGFLNDKVEDRLEKYLDSYDIVLVKDETLDVPNSILQKII; this is encoded by the exons ATGGACAAGACTGCCGTGGTAAAAGTCGGTGCCGCGGCCAGTGCCAGTGTATGTGCCCTGTTCGGAGGTGTGGTTCTCGCCCAGTACATGTTCGCCAAGAAGAAGAGAGCGGGAAAGAAAACGAAGATCATCGAGATG ATGCCAGAGTTTGAGAAGAACACGGTCCACATGAGGGATCCAGAGCGGGTGGAGCAGATCATCTGTGGCATGATCAAGGGTGGCGCCTCCAAACTACAG GTCATCACTGACTTTGACATGACGTTAAGCCGGTTCGCAGTCAACGGCAAACGCTGCCCCACGTGTCATA ATATCATTGACAACTGCAAGCTTGTCACTGAAGACTGTAGGACGAAG TTACTGGAGCTTAAGAACACATATTACCCCATAGAGATCGACCCCCATCTAACGATGGAGGAGAAGTATCCATTTATGGTAGAATG GTATTTTAAGTCTCACACATTACTGGTGGAGCAGAGGCTACAGAAGGACAAACTCTCAGAGGTGGTGAGGGACTCGGACGCCTGCCTGAG GGAGGGCTATGAGCCGTTCTTTGACCGTCTCCAGCAGCACAACGTGCCCGTGTTCATCTTCTCAGCGGGTCTGGGAGACGTCCTGGAGGAGATCATCCACCAGGCGGGGGTCTACCACCCCAACGTCAAGGTGGTGTCCAACTTCATGGACTTTGACGAGAAT GGTGAGCTGAAGGGCTTCAAGGGAGAGCTGATCCATGTGTTCAACAAGCACGACGGCGCCCTGCGCAACATGGAGTACTTCAAACAGGTGAAGGACAACTGCAACATCGTGCTGCTGGGAGACTCATTAGGCGACCTCAACATGGCTGACGGCGTGCCCAATGTGGAGAACATCCTCAAGATCGGCTTCCTCAACGACAAG GTGGAGGATCGTTTGGAGAAATATCTGGACTCTTATGACATCGTCCTGGTAAAGGACGAGACTTTAGATGTGCCCAATTCCATCCTTCAGAAGATTATATAA
- the LOC115103685 gene encoding autophagy protein 5-like, which yields MADDKDVLRDVWFGRIPTCFTLYQDEITEREAEPFYLLLPRMSYLTLVTDKVKKHFLKVMKAEDIEEMWFDFEGTSLKWHYPIGLLFDLHASNTALPWSITVHFKNFPERDLLHCPSNSVIEAHFMSSIKEADALKHKSQVINDMQKKDHKQLWMGLQNDKFDQFWAMNRKLMEYPTEEGGFRYIPFRIYLTMSDRPFIQKLFRPISPDGHTHTLGDLLKEVYPVAIPNDDESKRYQVVIHGIEPLLETPLQWLSEHLSHPDNFLHISVIPAPSD from the exons ATGGCAGATGACAAGGACGTGCTGCGAGATGTTTGGTTTGGTCGGATTCCGACCTGCTTCACACTTTACCAGGAtgagatcacagagagagaggccgaaCCTTTCTAT CTCCTCCTGCCAAGGATGAGCTACTTGACTCTGGTCACAGACAAGGTGAAAAAGCACTTCCTGAAGGTCATGAAGGCCGAGGACATAGAGGAGATGTGGTTTGATTTCGAGGGAACCTCACTCAAATG GCACTATCCAATCGGATTACTGTTTGACCTGCATGCCTCCAACACTGCCCTGCCCTGGAGCATCACTGTGCACTTTAAG AATTTCCCAGAGCGTGACCTGCTCCACTGCCCCTCTAACTCTGTGATCGAGGCCCACTTCATGTCCAGCATCAAGGAGGCGGATGCCCTCAAACACAAGAGCCAGGTCATCAACGACATGCAGAAGAAAGACCACAAGCAGCTGTGGATGGGCCTGCAGAACG ATAAGTTTGACCAGTTCTGGGCCATGAACCGTAAGCTGATGGAATACCCCACAGAGGAGGGAGGCTTTCGCTACATCCCCTTCAGGATATACCTG ACGATGAGTGACAGGCCGTTCATCCAGAAGTTGTTTCGCCCCATCTCGCCCGacggccacacacacacgcttgggGACCTGCTGAAGGAGGTGTACCCCGTGGCTATACCCAACGACG ACGAGTCCAAGCGTTACCAGGTGGTGATCCATGGGATTGAGCCCCTGCTGGAGACCCCGTTGCAGTGGCTGAGCGAGCACCTCAGTCACCCTGATAACTTCCTCCACATCAGCGTCATACCCGCGCCTAGCGACTGA
- the LOC115103676 gene encoding cytosolic 5'-nucleotidase 3-like isoform X2: MPLTKGREYLIQSILGDAPSCVAYISPLLTEPFLHLFCARPEEKMPEFEKNTVHMRDPERVEQIICGMIKGGASKLQVITDFDMTLSRFAVNGKRCPTCHNIIDNCKLVTEDCRTKLLELKNTYYPIEIDPHLTMEEKYPFMVEWYFKSHTLLVEQRLQKDKLSEVVRDSDACLREGYEPFFDRLQQHNVPVFIFSAGLGDVLEEIIHQAGVYHPNVKVVSNFMDFDENGELKGFKGELIHVFNKHDGALRNMEYFKQVKDNCNIVLLGDSLGDLNMADGVPNVENILKIGFLNDKVEDRLEKYLDSYDIVLVKDETLDVPNSILQKII; encoded by the exons ATGCCTCTTACAAAGGGGAGGGAATATCTGATCCAATCTATTTTGGGTGACGCCCCCTCTTGCGTTGCCTATATAAGCCCTCTGCTGACAGAACCTTTTCTTCACTTGTTTTGCGCAAGACCAGAGGAAAAG ATGCCAGAGTTTGAGAAGAACACGGTCCACATGAGGGATCCAGAGCGGGTGGAGCAGATCATCTGTGGCATGATCAAGGGTGGCGCCTCCAAACTACAG GTCATCACTGACTTTGACATGACGTTAAGCCGGTTCGCAGTCAACGGCAAACGCTGCCCCACGTGTCATA ATATCATTGACAACTGCAAGCTTGTCACTGAAGACTGTAGGACGAAG TTACTGGAGCTTAAGAACACATATTACCCCATAGAGATCGACCCCCATCTAACGATGGAGGAGAAGTATCCATTTATGGTAGAATG GTATTTTAAGTCTCACACATTACTGGTGGAGCAGAGGCTACAGAAGGACAAACTCTCAGAGGTGGTGAGGGACTCGGACGCCTGCCTGAG GGAGGGCTATGAGCCGTTCTTTGACCGTCTCCAGCAGCACAACGTGCCCGTGTTCATCTTCTCAGCGGGTCTGGGAGACGTCCTGGAGGAGATCATCCACCAGGCGGGGGTCTACCACCCCAACGTCAAGGTGGTGTCCAACTTCATGGACTTTGACGAGAAT GGTGAGCTGAAGGGCTTCAAGGGAGAGCTGATCCATGTGTTCAACAAGCACGACGGCGCCCTGCGCAACATGGAGTACTTCAAACAGGTGAAGGACAACTGCAACATCGTGCTGCTGGGAGACTCATTAGGCGACCTCAACATGGCTGACGGCGTGCCCAATGTGGAGAACATCCTCAAGATCGGCTTCCTCAACGACAAG GTGGAGGATCGTTTGGAGAAATATCTGGACTCTTATGACATCGTCCTGGTAAAGGACGAGACTTTAGATGTGCCCAATTCCATCCTTCAGAAGATTATATAA
- the LOC115103691 gene encoding dynactin subunit 3-like: MDRTFEVDNLETRLETLESRIYGEKRNKGGKPVKCADSLSRIQAALTNTANKRERVKILHKKIEDLLKYLNPQFTDHITVPDAMKLEFILAEEDFLLSQATLLEQVSNLQPLLDSNYIRDVPEHATKLQRLSQIHIKEQDQTEAQSLEVKKLFEEYNKMMFLLSKQFTQWDESLRKVEEAKGIRQVE; encoded by the exons ATGGATAGGACATTTGAAGTTGATAACCTCGAAACGCGTCTTGAGACGCTGGAAAGTCGTATATACGGCGAAAAAAGGAACAAGGGAGGGAAACCCGTGAAG TGCGCGGATTCCCTCTCCAGAATTCAGGCCGCCCTTACAAACACTGCAAATAAGAGGGAACGAGTGAAGATTCTACACAAAAAGA TTGAGGACCTGCTGAAGTATCTGAACCCTCAGTTCACTGACCACATCACTGTTCCTGATGCCATGAAGCTGGAATTCATCCTTGCTG AGGAAGACTTCCTCCTTTCCCAGGCCACCCTTCTGGAGCAGGTCAGCAACCTCCAGCCACTATTGGACAGCAACTACATCAGAG ATGTGCCAGAGCATGCCACCAAGCTACAGCGTTTGTCTCAGATTCACATCAAAGAGCAg GACCAAACTGAGGCCCAGTCCCTAGAGGTGAAGAAGCTGTTTGAGGAGTATAACAAAATG ATGTTCCTGCTGTCCAAGCAGTTCACCCAGTGGGATGAGAGCCTGCGGAAAGTGGAGGAGGCAAAGGGAATCCGTCAAGTGGAGTAG